One Streptomyces sp. NBC_01142 DNA segment encodes these proteins:
- the hisF gene encoding imidazole glycerol phosphate synthase subunit HisF: MPGLTITTGLTTRLIACFDIIDGRVTKARRFEDNIDVGDAAEVAASVYADGIDEIIFYDILASAQRRQADLATIRKVAETVFVPLTVGGGIRSLEDMHAVLAAGAEKISLDSMAVRNPSIITEGSAEFGRQCIVQSMQVKRVPVTAEIPSGYEVFIDGARQATGMDAIVWARRGEELGAGEICVNSIDQDGTHEGYDLEITRRIAEAVNLPVIASGGAGSAEHAAAAFTEAGASAAIVSSLLYSPRMERTVPVGEIKAELAKRYGLPVRLT, encoded by the coding sequence GTGCCCGGCCTGACCATCACGACGGGGCTGACCACCCGGCTGATCGCCTGCTTCGACATCATCGACGGCAGGGTCACCAAGGCCCGCCGATTCGAGGACAACATCGACGTAGGCGACGCCGCCGAGGTCGCCGCGTCGGTGTACGCGGACGGCATCGACGAGATCATCTTCTACGACATCCTCGCCAGCGCTCAGCGCCGCCAGGCGGACCTCGCCACGATCCGCAAGGTCGCCGAGACCGTGTTCGTGCCGCTGACGGTGGGTGGCGGGATCCGGTCGCTGGAGGACATGCACGCCGTGCTGGCCGCCGGCGCGGAGAAGATCAGTCTGGACTCGATGGCGGTGCGCAATCCCTCGATCATCACCGAGGGGTCGGCCGAGTTCGGCCGCCAGTGCATCGTGCAGTCCATGCAGGTCAAGCGCGTCCCGGTCACGGCCGAGATTCCCAGCGGGTACGAGGTGTTCATCGACGGTGCCCGGCAGGCCACCGGCATGGACGCCATCGTGTGGGCGCGCCGGGGCGAGGAGCTGGGCGCGGGGGAGATCTGCGTCAACTCCATCGACCAGGACGGCACGCACGAGGGCTACGACCTGGAGATCACCCGCAGGATCGCCGAGGCGGTCAACCTGCCGGTGATCGCCTCCGGCGGCGCCGGTTCAGCCGAGCACGCGGCGGCGGCGTTCACCGAAGCGGGCGCGTCGGCGGCGATCGTCAGCTCGCTGCTGTACTCGCCGCGTATGGAGCGCACCGTCCCGGTCGGGGAGATCAAGGCCGAGCTCGCCAAGCGGTACGGGCTCCCGGTCCGCCTGACCTGA
- the istA gene encoding IS21 family transposase codes for MSGGRVLQRVELFELIRRDRRLEGTSVRGLAKRYGVHRRVVRQAFDSALPPARKAIEVRRSVLEQGKGWIDEMLRADLTAPPKQRHTNKRIMERLRDEYGFPVAYTTLNDYLRVRRPQIREEAERSRMLTEGMVPQFHRPGEEAEVDFAEVWVRVDGKPMACQLFTLRLSYSGKAVHRVFSTSGQEAFMQGHVDAFRILGGIPTRHIRYDNLKPAVSQVCFGRSRVESQRWVAFRSHYGFDAFYCRPGIEGAHEKGGVEHEGGRFRRSHLVPVPEVDTLAELNEKIEQIELAEDVRHIDNRPTSVGFDFDYEAPLLAPLPFEEFDIGLTLTPKVDKTSRITVRQNKYSVPARFIGTNVRVSLRADEVWVFERNELVVRHPRLAGRYGFRDLLDHYLEILRHKPGALEHSTGLAAARESGKFTETHDAFWAAGRESRGRSEGTRALIEVLLLHRRLPDEAVVAGMKAVLEAGSVSPDLVAIEARKALAAAGGPPPVVIAPQATATTVTAEPDTAEPTEPKPESAQVITLPQRRPALPPDSRPEPSLAAYGQLLSIQPKGSA; via the coding sequence GTGTCAGGAGGCCGGGTTTTGCAGCGTGTTGAGTTGTTCGAGTTGATTCGTCGTGACCGCAGGCTGGAAGGCACCTCGGTCCGAGGGCTGGCGAAGCGTTACGGAGTGCACCGCCGGGTCGTGCGCCAGGCGTTCGACAGCGCGTTGCCCCCTGCGCGGAAAGCGATCGAAGTGCGCCGGTCGGTTCTGGAGCAGGGCAAAGGCTGGATCGACGAGATGCTGCGGGCAGATCTGACCGCACCGCCGAAGCAGCGGCACACCAACAAGCGGATCATGGAACGGCTGCGGGACGAGTACGGATTCCCGGTCGCCTACACAACGCTCAACGACTACCTGCGGGTGCGCCGGCCGCAGATCCGCGAAGAGGCCGAGCGGTCCCGGATGCTGACCGAGGGCATGGTCCCGCAGTTCCACCGGCCCGGCGAGGAGGCGGAGGTCGACTTCGCCGAGGTCTGGGTGAGGGTCGACGGCAAACCGATGGCCTGCCAGTTGTTCACGCTGCGACTGTCGTATTCGGGCAAGGCGGTCCACCGGGTGTTCTCCACGTCCGGCCAGGAAGCCTTCATGCAGGGGCACGTGGACGCCTTCCGGATCCTGGGCGGCATCCCGACCCGGCACATCCGTTACGACAACCTCAAGCCCGCGGTCTCGCAGGTCTGCTTCGGCCGCTCGCGGGTGGAGTCACAGAGGTGGGTGGCCTTCCGCTCGCACTACGGCTTCGACGCCTTCTACTGCCGCCCCGGCATCGAGGGCGCCCATGAGAAGGGCGGGGTCGAGCACGAGGGCGGACGCTTCCGTCGTTCGCACCTGGTCCCTGTCCCCGAGGTCGACACGCTCGCGGAGCTGAACGAGAAGATCGAGCAGATTGAGCTCGCCGAGGACGTCCGGCACATCGACAACCGGCCCACCTCGGTGGGCTTCGACTTCGACTACGAGGCTCCGCTGCTGGCCCCTCTGCCGTTCGAGGAGTTCGACATCGGGCTGACGCTGACGCCCAAGGTCGACAAGACCTCCCGGATCACCGTCCGGCAGAACAAGTACTCCGTCCCGGCCCGCTTCATCGGCACCAACGTCCGCGTCTCGCTGCGGGCGGACGAGGTCTGGGTCTTCGAGCGCAACGAGCTGGTGGTCCGCCATCCCCGGCTCGCGGGCCGCTACGGCTTCCGCGATCTGCTGGACCACTACCTGGAGATCCTGCGGCACAAGCCCGGCGCCCTGGAGCACTCCACCGGCCTCGCCGCGGCCCGCGAGAGCGGGAAGTTCACCGAGACCCACGACGCGTTCTGGGCAGCCGGCCGCGAGTCCCGGGGACGCTCCGAGGGCACACGAGCCCTGATCGAGGTCCTGCTTCTGCACCGGCGGCTGCCCGACGAGGCGGTCGTCGCCGGCATGAAAGCGGTCCTGGAGGCCGGTTCCGTCTCGCCGGACCTGGTTGCCATCGAGGCCCGCAAGGCCCTCGCCGCAGCGGGTGGTCCACCACCGGTCGTGATCGCCCCGCAAGCCACCGCCACCACGGTCACAGCCGAGCCCGACACGGCGGAGCCGACGGAACCGAAACCCGAATCGGCCCAGGTCATCACGCTGCCTCAGAGGCGTCCTGCCCTGCCCCCGGACTCCCGGCCCGAACCATCGCTGGCCGCCTACGGCCAGTTGCTCTCTATCCAACCGAAAGGCTCAGCATGA
- a CDS encoding GntR family transcriptional regulator — translation MSTKRPPNAQEKATVDDVVILLRKRIQKGDFRKPDGSPDKLPAAQSLGAEYGLSRQSMVRVLEKLRAEGIVRTRKGSGAWVHDWKPLVFFPQSEFHEKAPNVDVYTSLLDAAHRKGDARMDEITREPAEELVRSRLCLRDGEFVAVRRRTNMVDGAAAHTDDSYVALRIVEGSDWMLEDNVDRGTNRVLAELGHEIVRSIDEIHPHTTTAGENVRLGLGEGNSVPAIKIVSTNYDADDMPVQVTLFTLPAHRNITVYERFRSTGRGGE, via the coding sequence ATGAGTACAAAACGCCCGCCGAATGCGCAGGAGAAGGCGACGGTCGACGATGTCGTCATCCTGCTGCGCAAGCGCATCCAAAAAGGGGACTTCCGTAAGCCGGACGGATCTCCAGACAAGCTCCCCGCAGCGCAGAGTCTCGGTGCCGAGTACGGGCTGAGCCGGCAGTCGATGGTGCGCGTCCTGGAGAAACTCAGGGCCGAGGGCATCGTGCGGACGCGGAAAGGCTCAGGAGCCTGGGTGCACGACTGGAAGCCGTTGGTCTTCTTCCCGCAATCGGAGTTCCACGAGAAGGCGCCCAACGTCGACGTCTACACGTCCCTGCTCGACGCCGCGCACCGCAAGGGCGACGCGCGTATGGACGAGATCACGCGCGAGCCGGCAGAGGAACTGGTGCGCAGCCGCCTCTGCCTGCGGGACGGCGAGTTCGTCGCCGTCCGGCGCAGGACCAACATGGTGGACGGGGCTGCGGCTCACACCGACGACTCGTACGTTGCGCTCCGGATCGTCGAGGGAAGCGACTGGATGCTCGAGGACAACGTCGACCGCGGCACGAACCGAGTCCTTGCCGAGCTGGGACACGAGATCGTCCGCTCCATAGACGAGATCCACCCCCACACGACGACCGCGGGGGAGAACGTGCGTCTAGGCCTTGGTGAGGGCAACTCGGTGCCTGCCATCAAGATCGTCAGCACCAACTACGACGCGGACGACATGCCTGTGCAGGTCACCCTCTTCACGTTGCCGGCCCACCGCAACATCACGGTGTACGAGCGGTTCCGCAGTACGGGGCGAGGCGGCGAGTGA
- a CDS encoding N-acyl homoserine lactonase family protein — MRKNMAVRRLDLGYFIRPASEVGGPQPRVEPVLAYLVQHDNGLLLFDTGIGDADPETEAHYRPRRRALQDALSASGVTLADVSMIVNCHLHFDHIGGNPLLGGKPILVQDVELATARRGNYTVDELIDFPGATYEEVAGEIEVWPGIWIIPTPGHTQGHQSLALRQSDGTVVLAGQAYDLASHFASEQLARHATLRGEEQPLPPYRHWLDRLADFDPRRVFFAHDCSVWEPSQTGGAETRLSAT, encoded by the coding sequence ATGCGGAAGAACATGGCGGTGCGTCGACTCGACCTCGGGTACTTCATCCGGCCTGCCTCAGAAGTGGGCGGCCCGCAACCACGAGTCGAACCCGTTCTTGCTTACCTGGTGCAACACGACAACGGGCTGCTCCTCTTCGATACCGGCATCGGGGACGCAGACCCCGAAACCGAAGCGCACTATCGGCCGCGCCGCCGTGCGCTGCAGGACGCCCTCTCGGCATCCGGAGTCACCCTCGCCGACGTTTCCATGATCGTGAACTGCCACCTGCACTTCGACCACATCGGCGGGAACCCGCTCTTGGGCGGCAAGCCCATCCTGGTGCAGGACGTCGAACTGGCCACCGCACGCCGGGGCAACTACACAGTCGACGAGCTGATCGACTTCCCCGGTGCAACCTACGAGGAAGTCGCCGGCGAGATCGAGGTCTGGCCCGGCATCTGGATCATTCCGACGCCTGGTCACACCCAAGGGCACCAGTCGCTGGCCCTCCGGCAAAGCGACGGCACAGTAGTACTCGCCGGTCAGGCATACGACCTCGCTTCTCACTTCGCATCTGAGCAATTGGCCCGCCACGCGACACTTCGCGGCGAGGAACAGCCGCTTCCTCCCTATCGGCACTGGCTGGATCGACTCGCCGACTTCGACCCACGACGTGTGTTCTTCGCCCATGACTGCTCGGTCTGGGAACCGTCACAGACTGGAGGAGCGGAAACCCGACTTTCTGCCACGTAG
- a CDS encoding DUF2637 domain-containing protein has product MVGGAVVIAGIGFVGSYAAVRDLAIRKGFGTFAHVFPLGVDAGILVLLALDLLLTWLRMPFPMLRQTAWLLTGATISFNGAAAWPDPLGVGMHAVIPILFVVTVEAARHTVGQLANITAGRHMEPVRLIRWLLSPLPTFKLWRRMKLWELRSYDTVIKLEQERLVYQARLRSRFGRAWRRKAPVEARLPLQLARYGVPLSAGRDLVSASPQTPEGNALETHVADALAITSAGDDLPEVPTGESMNVPPQPVNAGAAGGVNPRDGKGPTQRRANVHAAAEREPGTVNPDVGPSVNPPIHAPADALVNGSRQGGSRPPVNRSASEADSRMKQFTATVNGIAVNRVNSVNPLLTGTVNGFTPIVKPREFTREAETVNRPDWSVKPPVQVPVNRSSDRESDGVNDAPDTVKSAPDKAVNEHPDDRKEESVNDGEDGVNAGAVNSRRTRRLHAAKAPAPSSVHAAVGAPSPEEAERAKAAADWFAAKKANPSLTQKAFVEGLGRSPGWMTKALKEAARKAEAAADD; this is encoded by the coding sequence GTGGTCGGCGGCGCGGTGGTGATCGCCGGAATCGGGTTCGTCGGCTCGTACGCCGCGGTCCGGGACCTTGCGATCCGCAAGGGCTTCGGCACATTTGCCCACGTGTTCCCGCTCGGAGTCGACGCGGGGATCCTTGTCCTGCTCGCGCTGGATCTGTTGCTGACCTGGCTTCGGATGCCGTTTCCCATGCTGCGGCAGACTGCTTGGCTGCTGACTGGCGCAACGATCTCGTTCAACGGTGCCGCGGCCTGGCCCGACCCTCTGGGGGTCGGCATGCACGCGGTGATCCCGATCTTGTTCGTGGTGACGGTCGAGGCCGCCCGGCACACGGTCGGGCAGCTGGCGAACATCACCGCCGGCCGTCACATGGAGCCGGTCCGGCTGATCCGGTGGCTGCTGTCGCCGCTTCCCACGTTCAAGTTGTGGCGGCGGATGAAGTTGTGGGAGCTGCGTTCCTACGACACGGTCATCAAGCTCGAGCAGGAGCGCCTCGTCTACCAGGCCCGCCTGCGGAGCCGGTTCGGTCGCGCCTGGCGCCGCAAGGCTCCGGTCGAGGCTCGGCTGCCGCTGCAACTCGCCCGCTATGGCGTCCCGCTCAGTGCGGGCCGCGACCTCGTGTCGGCATCTCCGCAGACGCCGGAGGGGAACGCGCTGGAGACCCACGTCGCCGACGCGCTCGCGATCACCTCCGCCGGGGACGACCTGCCGGAGGTCCCCACCGGCGAGAGCATGAACGTTCCTCCGCAGCCCGTGAACGCGGGCGCCGCCGGTGGCGTGAACCCCCGCGACGGGAAAGGGCCAACGCAGCGGCGGGCAAACGTGCATGCAGCGGCCGAGCGTGAACCGGGCACCGTGAATCCGGACGTCGGCCCAAGCGTGAACCCGCCTATTCACGCGCCGGCCGACGCCCTCGTGAACGGTTCACGGCAGGGCGGTTCACGGCCGCCCGTGAACCGGTCGGCGAGCGAGGCCGATTCACGCATGAAGCAGTTCACGGCCACCGTGAACGGCATCGCCGTGAACCGCGTGAACTCCGTGAACCCGCTGCTCACGGGCACCGTGAACGGGTTCACGCCGATCGTGAAGCCCCGTGAATTCACGCGTGAAGCCGAGACCGTGAATCGGCCGGACTGGAGCGTGAAGCCGCCGGTGCAGGTGCCCGTGAACCGCTCGTCCGACCGTGAATCGGACGGCGTGAACGACGCCCCCGACACCGTGAAATCGGCACCGGACAAGGCCGTGAACGAGCACCCCGACGATCGTAAAGAGGAGAGCGTGAACGACGGCGAGGACGGCGTGAACGCCGGTGCCGTGAATTCACGACGCACCCGTCGCCTGCACGCCGCGAAGGCGCCGGCGCCGAGCTCGGTTCACGCCGCCGTCGGCGCCCCGAGCCCGGAGGAGGCGGAGCGGGCCAAGGCGGCGGCCGACTGGTTCGCCGCCAAGAAGGCGAACCCGAGCCTGACGCAGAAGGCCTTCGTGGAGGGCCTCGGCCGCTCGCCGGGCTGGATGACCAAGGCCCTCAAGGAAGCGGCACGGAAAGCCGAGGCCGCGGCCGATGACTGA
- a CDS encoding GFA family protein encodes MNATLTADAQGAEEAEGRTGGCLCGRIRFTARGPAVFPHTCACGHCQKLGGTPVMWWVGFETITWTGESEPTWYETFEGEAKRGFCPTCGSRVAAIDSTIPEIGINVTALDDTSGADLVPIHASFKDNAVHWLPPVPETEHSAAG; translated from the coding sequence ATGAACGCCACTCTCACCGCCGACGCCCAGGGAGCCGAAGAAGCCGAGGGACGTACCGGCGGCTGCCTATGCGGCCGCATCCGCTTCACCGCCCGGGGTCCGGCCGTCTTCCCTCACACCTGTGCCTGTGGGCACTGCCAGAAACTCGGTGGCACCCCTGTGATGTGGTGGGTGGGATTCGAGACGATCACCTGGACCGGAGAGAGCGAGCCGACCTGGTACGAGACCTTCGAAGGCGAGGCGAAACGCGGCTTCTGCCCGACCTGTGGCAGCCGTGTCGCGGCGATCGACAGCACCATCCCGGAGATCGGCATCAACGTCACCGCCCTCGACGACACGAGCGGCGCAGACCTTGTGCCCATCCACGCGTCCTTCAAGGACAACGCGGTGCACTGGCTGCCCCCAGTGCCGGAGACCGAGCACAGTGCGGCTGGCTGA
- the istB gene encoding IS21-like element helper ATPase IstB produces the protein MTQSTTPTPATTGRWGSFGLPGQRGPNPSEAIDAACRSLGLSGIRARWDEFAAQALREQASYADFLADLLESECEDRDARRKVRRVKEANFPRPKRIEDFDFSKNPNIPQEVINTLMQPAWVQAGNPLCLIGDSGTGKSHLLIGLGTAIAEAGGRVRYTTAANLVNELAEAASDKQLGRTIKKYGRVDLLCLDELGYVKLDRHGAELLFQIFTEREERHAIAVASNRPFTEWDQTFTDKRLCQAIVDRLTFEAHIIETGTQSFRLASTTAKRKAATAA, from the coding sequence ATGACGCAGAGCACCACCCCCACCCCTGCGACCACGGGGCGGTGGGGCTCCTTCGGCCTGCCCGGCCAGCGCGGGCCGAACCCGTCAGAGGCAATCGATGCAGCCTGCCGGAGCCTCGGCCTGTCCGGGATCCGCGCACGCTGGGACGAGTTCGCCGCCCAGGCCCTGCGCGAGCAGGCGTCCTACGCAGACTTCCTGGCGGACCTCCTGGAGAGCGAGTGCGAGGACCGTGACGCCCGCCGCAAGGTCCGCCGGGTCAAGGAAGCCAACTTCCCCCGCCCGAAGCGGATCGAGGACTTCGACTTCTCGAAGAACCCGAACATCCCGCAGGAGGTCATCAACACCCTCATGCAGCCCGCCTGGGTGCAGGCCGGGAACCCGCTATGCCTGATCGGTGACTCCGGCACCGGCAAGTCCCACCTGCTGATCGGCCTGGGCACCGCGATCGCGGAGGCCGGCGGCCGCGTCCGCTACACCACTGCGGCGAACCTGGTGAACGAACTGGCCGAGGCCGCCAGCGACAAACAACTGGGCCGCACGATCAAGAAATACGGGCGGGTCGACCTGCTCTGCCTGGACGAGCTCGGCTACGTCAAGCTGGACCGCCACGGGGCGGAACTGCTGTTCCAGATCTTCACCGAGCGCGAGGAACGACATGCGATCGCCGTCGCGTCGAACCGGCCGTTCACCGAGTGGGACCAGACCTTCACCGACAAGCGGCTCTGCCAGGCCATCGTCGATCGGCTCACCTTCGAGGCCCACATCATCGAGACCGGCACCCAGTCCTTCCGCCTCGCCAGTACCACTGCCAAGCGCAAGGCGGCCACCGCCGCCTGA
- the hisH gene encoding imidazole glycerol phosphate synthase subunit HisH produces MQDDRPVVGVIDYRTGNSQSVVHALNFLGVPNRLLTSPSELDGIDRIILPGVGSAGTTMTYLSEAGWPEALHARVIEGRTPFLGICVGLQVLFETSEEQDATCLGWLPGTVRAFDGADVRVPQMGWNQVHRTSAHPFLAGLPEAGHFYFVNSYYADPADAGDIAATTEYGLPFTSAVARGNIMATQFHTEKSGPLGLDLLERFAKTPQEELCPA; encoded by the coding sequence ATGCAGGACGACCGACCCGTGGTCGGCGTGATCGACTACCGCACCGGAAACAGCCAGAGCGTGGTCCACGCGCTGAACTTCCTCGGTGTGCCGAACCGTCTGCTCACCTCGCCATCGGAACTGGACGGCATCGACCGGATCATCCTTCCTGGTGTCGGATCAGCCGGGACCACGATGACCTACCTGTCCGAAGCCGGATGGCCCGAGGCACTTCACGCCCGGGTTATCGAAGGCCGCACCCCGTTCCTGGGCATCTGCGTGGGCCTACAGGTCCTCTTCGAGACCAGCGAGGAACAGGACGCGACATGCCTGGGCTGGCTGCCCGGGACCGTACGGGCCTTTGACGGCGCCGACGTGCGAGTGCCGCAGATGGGGTGGAACCAGGTGCACCGCACCTCGGCCCATCCCTTCCTGGCCGGTCTGCCGGAAGCGGGCCACTTCTACTTCGTGAACAGCTACTACGCTGACCCCGCGGACGCCGGGGACATCGCGGCGACCACGGAGTACGGTCTGCCGTTCACCTCTGCCGTCGCGCGCGGCAACATCATGGCCACGCAGTTCCACACCGAGAAGTCCGGCCCGCTGGGGCTGGACCTCCTCGAGCGGTTCGCCAAGACCCCGCAGGAGGAACTGTGCCCGGCCTGA
- a CDS encoding GNAT family N-acetyltransferase gives MIVARAETADIPRLIQFRVDAANWLRDQGSDQWSTPYPPELLTESVLAGEAFLFRPSPSAPPVATVTLDQRAEPALWTEDEIREPSFYVHKLTLARPGGGDRLGARILDWCGDQAARSGMKWLRLDAWTTNPRLHGYYERLGFTHVRTVNGPAAYGSGWVAQRPAEPCEHPFTPTGA, from the coding sequence GTGATCGTTGCCCGGGCCGAGACGGCCGACATCCCCCGACTCATCCAGTTCCGCGTGGATGCGGCGAACTGGCTGCGTGACCAGGGCAGTGACCAGTGGTCCACGCCCTACCCGCCCGAGCTCCTCACCGAGAGCGTGTTGGCCGGCGAGGCCTTCCTCTTCCGGCCGTCGCCCAGTGCGCCGCCCGTGGCTACGGTCACCCTCGACCAGAGGGCGGAACCTGCCCTGTGGACTGAGGACGAGATACGCGAACCATCCTTCTACGTACATAAGTTGACCTTGGCTCGACCGGGCGGCGGGGACCGCCTGGGGGCCAGAATTCTGGACTGGTGCGGAGACCAGGCCGCTCGCAGTGGGATGAAGTGGCTGCGGCTCGACGCCTGGACGACCAACCCTCGCCTGCACGGTTACTACGAGCGCCTCGGCTTCACCCACGTGCGCACCGTGAACGGCCCGGCCGCCTACGGATCCGGATGGGTAGCCCAACGCCCCGCCGAACCGTGCGAGCACCCCTTCACACCGACGGGAGCGTGA
- a CDS encoding class I SAM-dependent methyltransferase, translating into MTQPAPTPDRDPWWISNYRGTGYLERYGSHDGATTRRDIDFLTARLALQTDHTILDLCCAFARHTAELTRRGYTHTTGVDLSQDLLDHAAATAAADGERINLLHADVRDLPLDDGCADAVLLLFNSFGFLDTTDEDLGVLREAFRVLRPGGRMVMDHFTPHPDTTGMGARTVRGDHAETTQQVTWGPVTRRLNRHTTTAYDDGTTDTSHSSVRLYTPAELTDLLHAAGFVVDEQFGGYDARPLTADSSRHLVTAHRP; encoded by the coding sequence ATGACCCAGCCCGCCCCCACGCCCGACCGTGACCCGTGGTGGATCAGCAACTACCGCGGCACCGGCTACCTGGAGCGCTACGGAAGCCACGACGGTGCCACCACCCGACGCGACATCGACTTCCTCACCGCCCGCCTCGCCCTGCAGACCGATCACACGATCCTCGACCTGTGCTGCGCCTTCGCCCGGCACACGGCCGAGCTGACCCGCCGCGGCTACACCCACACCACCGGCGTCGACCTGTCCCAGGACCTCCTCGACCACGCCGCCGCCACCGCCGCGGCGGACGGCGAGCGGATCAACCTGCTGCACGCCGACGTCCGCGACCTTCCCCTGGACGACGGCTGCGCCGACGCCGTCCTGCTCCTGTTCAACTCCTTCGGCTTCCTCGACACCACCGACGAGGACCTCGGCGTCCTCCGCGAAGCGTTCCGCGTCCTGCGCCCCGGCGGCCGCATGGTCATGGACCACTTCACCCCGCACCCCGACACCACCGGCATGGGCGCCCGCACCGTCCGCGGCGACCACGCCGAAACCACCCAGCAGGTCACTTGGGGCCCGGTCACGCGCAGGCTGAACCGGCACACCACCACCGCCTACGACGACGGCACCACCGACACCAGCCACAGCTCGGTCCGCCTCTACACCCCCGCCGAGCTGACCGACCTGCTGCACGCGGCCGGCTTCGTCGTCGACGAGCAGTTCGGCGGCTACGACGCCCGCCCCCTCACCGCCGACAGCAGCCGCCACCTCGTCACCGCGCACCGCCCCTGA